The genomic region AACGGATGGAGCATCGCAGTGTCTGGGTGGCTCCTCCGGCACAGGTCAGGCAGGCAGGACCCCGGCTTGTCCCCAGGGGTCAGGGTCTGCAGCAAGACCCGAGTATCCCTGAGTGcctgggctctgccctgcctgctcctgccgcGCCAGGCACTGGCATCCCCAGACCGGGCGCCATTGGCATCCTCATGGCACTGTGGTGCATGGACCACCCGGCTTATCCCACGGCATTGGGGCATGATACTTAGGGAGGTCCCGGAGTGGGCAGCGATAGCTCTAGAGCCTGTCGCGCTAAACAATTAGCACAAGTGATTGGATCGTATCGGTAACCCCAGTGCTTGGAAAAACTAAGATTATCTTAGGCCCTGTTATCTTTTCTAGAGGCCCAGGATTAAGCTGGGGTGGGAGAACGGTGCAATGTCCATCTGTCCATCCTTGCAGTCTGTCTGGCCTCGTGCTGCGCCTGCGCAGATGCTGGAGGGACTTTGGAGGTAGCGGGGAGGGGATGTGTGCGGGGGGGCTCATGGATTAAAGGAGGAGAGGTTGGGCAGTGCCCAAAGTATCGGCATCAGTATTGGCATTGGAATTGGCATTGGCATTGGTATCGGCACAGTCTGGCCAGTGGAAACGGCTGGTTGTGCCAAAATGCTGTCAGCAACACGCAGCCCTgccggccccgctgccctgcctgcacctggCACCCTCGTCACCACTGGGGCAGCAGTGGCGGCACTGGGACACCTCGAGGCCACCTCTGCCCCCCGCAGCCCTGACCCACTGAGCCTGGCCAGCACtgcaggcagtgcaggcagcgcaggcagcacaggcagcaggatGTCGGCAGCGTTGTGACCAAGGGCTGCCGTGTGAACGGCGTCTCGGCAGTGGAGCACAAGGTGGGGTCGGTTTTGGGGTCTGCCCCCATCCCGCCCCGGGCAGCGCTGTCTCTCCTCCATGTGGAGCCGGCAGCCGCTCCAACCGGTTTATGGGTCTGGGCGGTGATACCACGCGCCTGAGGCCTGATGGagggctgggaagagctggTACGGATGCCAAGGAACAAACAAGAGCTGCTTGTGTCCTGCCGGGCATGGAGCCCAGCAGTGGGGCAGGGACGGTGtgctgctcccccagcacagggCCGCAGGGGGCTGGAGGGTGGACTGCTGCCGGAGCAGCCACCCCCACGAGCTcgggggaaactgaggcacgaaATCGTGGAGGGACCCCATCTGGATGATGGAGCAGGAGGTTGTGGCAGTGACAGCAGAGACATCCTGATGCCCAGATACTGGCTCTTCCCCTTCAGCATCCCAGGCTGAGCCCCAGCAGGTGCCCTTGGCAtctcctgcctgcccacagGCAGCAGTGGGATGCACTCCTGCGCCTGGGTGGCCTGATGCCAGTCCCCTGTGTCGTCCTCTGTGGGAGCAGCCGGGATAATAAGTGTCATCGCTGCAGGGAGAAATGCAAGTGGAAGAATCCTGGGAAACTGGTTTTACCCCTCCATCCGGTGCTGGCGGCAGGACGGCGGCTGCGGCGGTGCTCCTCCCTCGGCAAAGGCATATAACGCCTGCCATGGTCCCGGCAGCCGGCACTGCGCTGTGGGAAGTGGGCAGGGGTGCAGGCGGCAAGTGATGGCCTCCATGGGGCTGCAGGTGCTGGGCATTGCCCTCTCTGTCATCGGCTGGTTGGCCTCCATCCTCTGCTGTGCCCTGCCCATGTGGCGGGAGACGGCCTTCATTGGCAACAACATCGTGACGGCCCAGATCATCTGGGAAGGACTGTGGATGAACTGCGTGGTGCAGAGCACGGGGCAGATGCAGTGCAAGGTCTACGACTCCATGCTGGCTCTGCCGCAGGACCTGCAAGCCGCCCGCGCCATGGTGGTGGTGGCCATCGTCTTGGCCGTCCTGGGCACCCTGCTCGCCGTCGCCAGCGGCAAGTGCACCAACTGCGTGGAGGACGACACCGCCAAAGCCAAGGTCATGATCCTTTCCGGCGTCATCTTCATCGTTGCTggcatcctcatcctcatccccatctCCTGGTCGGCCAACACCATCATCCGGGACTTCTACAACCCACTGGTCACTGATTCCCAGAAGCGGGACCTGGGGTCGTCCCTCTACGTGGGCTGGGCAGCCTCCgcgctcctgctgctggggggggggatcctCTGCtgcacctgcccccccccagggcgAGAAGCCATACTCTGCCAAGTTcacagctgctcgctcgctGCCAGCCAGCAACTACGTCTAGGAGTTGCTGCGCCTGCCTGGACCCCCCGAAGCCACACCAGGGAGCTGGGACCTCCCGGGGTGCCCCTGGCCCACAGCCCCCCCTggccgggctgggggctggccGCGAGCCGGGGCCTGGCCAGGAgccggggcagggagggctgggcgCCGGGGCGGTGCAAGGAGGGGGAGACAGAGCTGCCTTTGTTCACTGGGGGATTGAAGCTGGTTCTTTAATCTCGGTTGAGATGGGGAACAGGGAGATCCTGTCCTGGCTGTCCTCCCCCCGGAGGGGGTCCTGCTCGCCCTGGAGCACCCAGCCATggcattttctctgaaaaaccACCCGATCCCCACCCAGAGCATCTGCTGGCTCCCAGTATCAGGGTGTGCCGCACGGTGATGCAGCTCCCAGCGCTCCCCGGGGGCCTGTCCTGCGGGTGCCATGGGGCTCTCACCTGGTAAAACCCCCCAGGACGCATCCATCAGGGTGGGCAATGGTGCTGATGGGGACACCAAACCTGTCCCACGCTGTCATGAGATCGCGGCGGATCTGCAAGCCCCAGCAGGGTCTTGAGGGGCAGTGAGGGCTCTCACCTGCCTGTACCCTAAATTTTTACTTTGACCTACTTTCGGGGCTTGGAGCGGCTGTACAAATGTGTGATTTCTCGTGGCAgctccccggggcgggggcaTCATTATCCTGGGAGTGGGAAGGCAGCGGCTGGGCTGGGAGAACCGGTCGGGGAGGTGGGAGCAGGACTGTGCACCCGCATGGAGGGGGGGGTGACTCCCGGACCCGACCCCATCCCCTTGGGTGCACACATCCATGGTCCCCCTCAGCAACCACCCGAGCTGGGTGCCCGGgccaggggcaggaggaggtggcttgcggtggcccccccccccgctgtgCTGCCATCCATCCCCGTGTCGCAGCCTTCCCACATTaaacagcagctgctcagaCCCCGCTGTGCTTCGTTTTCTTTACCCTCTCCAACACCTGCCTCAGTGGTGGGACAGCCTGGTGCTCCTGTGCTGTGGACCCCCATCCCCCTGAGATCTCCCAAATCTACTCCCTGAAGCTT from Aquila chrysaetos chrysaetos chromosome 10, bAquChr1.4, whole genome shotgun sequence harbors:
- the LOC115347620 gene encoding LOW QUALITY PROTEIN: claudin-4-like (The sequence of the model RefSeq protein was modified relative to this genomic sequence to represent the inferred CDS: inserted 2 bases in 1 codon), whose amino-acid sequence is MASMGLQVLGIALSVIGWLASILCCALPMWRETAFIGNNIVTAQIIWEGLWMNCVVQSTGQMQCKVYDSMLALPQDLQAARAMVVVAIVLAVLGTLLAVASGKCTNCVEDDTAKAKVMILSGVIFIVAGILILIPISWSANTIIRDFYNPLVTDSQKRDLGSSLYVGWAASALLLLGGGILCCTCPPXQGEKPYSAKFTAARSLPASNYV